TCGAAAGGCATTGAAATGTCTGTTCAAGAAGTGTGATACCGCCTTTCGAAGCGCGTTGGACCCCATACTTCCGTTATTGTAGGTGAGGTGCTCGGCTGACAGGCGAAAGTTGGCTTCAATGTACTGGAGTAGTGTATTGTGTAGCAGCGTGTTTTCTGCCATTCCGATGGACAAGATTCCGGACGGATTAGTATCAGGATTCCACATGTCACTGATCACATCCCAGATTATTCGCTTGGAACCCAGCTCAACAGCATTTTGGCCGCGCTTGGAAAAGATTTCAAGGGGTTGGACATCCGGATACCCGATTGATCCCATGTCGTAGTAACAGAGTTGCCGATAAAGATGAAACTGAGTGAAGTATGTTCAGGCCAGCATGTATGCCAACACTTTCCGGCGTGAGATGAGACTGTCTTTTATAGAGATACTTGACCCGATATCGGATATGGCACTCCAGTAAGGTTAATCACATTTCACTTTAAACATGATATCAGCCATATCAAAATGGAATCTATATCACCCCGCATTAACAGGCGTAGGCGCTCTTGGCAGATCGGCGGTTTTTATATCTCGCCAGAACATTCGGCGTTTGATACACATCACCGATTTGCTACTGATactgaaaaaaaaaaaccccaCCCTGAACGTACTCTTGACTAGCTTTAGGATTGATTAACCCTCATGCCGTGGATTATCCTGGACTGCGGTGATCGATTTAGGTCTCTTGGGCTTGCTTCTGACAGACGCGGGGCCAACAGTGCAGCTCAAAATAACTATAACATATTATGATGCACACATGCTGCAAGTTTAGTTAACACATAGCGATTGAGAGGAGGTGGATTTGTAATTATGAGATAGAATTCTACAATGGCAGGATTACGCATGGTCTTCAGAGCGAAAGTCGATACTAAGTTATCATTTTACTGAACAATGTATACTGGTTGGCATATGGCTACAAAGCAATATATTATCAGTTATAAGTGGCAACCACAATTACAAATCTTGCTTGATTGTTGCAAGTACAAATCGATGCCAATATTCTAGCAGCACTTCCCCTTCGAGCAACCATTGAGAACCTGCGGTATCTCAGCGGTATCCAAGCGACAAAAGCATGATGCTTTGATCGGAACATCAGCCGCGGCAAGGGCTAGTTTAGCCGGCTGCTCGATCATAGCTGCTTCATCCATCCTCCCTAGGCGAACCAGGCACTCGTAGTATCCCTGCAGTGACCATACATTGTTTGGGTGCCGACGCTGTCGGATGATAGAGTGATCCAGGCCCAGGTCGGCACGATACGTTTGTGCTGCTTCCTCCAGATAACCCTGTTCCATTCGGAGGGCCGCATACGCATGGCGAACAGGTTGCATCCACGACCACGGCTCGCTATACGGTAGTTTGTCTTCAAGATCAATCGCTTCGCGGAGGGATGCAAAGGCCTTGTCGTAGTTTGCGCACCGATATTCAATTTCTCCTTCTAGCATAGCAGAAGCCACACCAAGTACGTCAACGATCTTTCCGTTGTAGGCACGGCGAGTCGCTGGCACGCGAGCCCATGCCTGATGAAAGCGCTCTTGTTCCTCTCGGGCGGTGGCAACATCACCTGTAGCGGCGAATGCAATACCTTTAGCATAGTGCGTGGTGGCCGTTACACCTGCATAAAGTTCCTGATCATGCGGCAGCTCTTTGCGCTTAAGCTCCTCCCACATACCAAAGCGAACCATCACATGTAGGCGAATAGACATGAACTGTTCTAACCAGTCGGCCATGGGTGGTGATTGAATTCGAAGAACGTCCTCCGGCACTGTTGCTTCCATGCGAGTGACGGCATCAAGGGCGGTCTTACGTCTGCCGGCAAACATAGCAGCGTAGATCAAAGAATGATAGTCATGCAGACGGTAGAACGTGTAAAAGTTCTTGGCTCCTGACTTGCGGAAATACTTATCATCTGCAAGGGTGGAGTTGTGGTTTGACGCTATGGACCGTCGCCAGTCACcaatgaggatatccaaaTGTGTGGGCAtatggtggatatgaccAGCGTCGGGCACAAGGTCTCGCAGATGATCGGCCACGTTAATACCCAACTCCGGGGTTGGTGACATTTCGATGAAATGAATATAGAGATGGAGCAGTCCGGGATTTAAATATGgcccatcctcttcctgcgCAAGAGCTCGTTCGAGAACCGCCTTGACCTCCATTGTGGGCGCATTCGGGTTTGGTTTCGCAGTGAAAAGGTCCCACAGGGACCACGGAGTCATGTTCATCAGCGCGTCGGCATAGAGGGTGGCAATGTTCAGATCACGCCCGAAAATATCGTAAACTAGCTTCATAGCGGCGGCATACCCTTTGTTGAGGGCTGCGTAATCCGTCGCAGGTTGATCGGTGGGGAACCGGGATTGGATAGCCTCGATCAAAGCTCGCTCCAGGTGAGTGGCATTGACGGCGTGTTTGGCTGCCTCTCGCGATGCCTCGTACCCTCGTTGCACCGATCTGTGAAGGTCTCCTAGGTCGAACTTCTCCCACGGCTTGTTGTAGTTTGGACCGACCGCATAGGCGAGACCCCAATATGCCATCGCACATGTAGGGTCGTGCGCAATGGCTTGCTCAAAGCAGTAGGCGCCTTCAACATGATTGAATGAGTATACCCAGGTCAAACCGCGATTGAACCAGATCTGGGCATCACCgctgttggtggtgatgctatGGCCAAACGAGCCAAGATCATAGTATTCGTCGTCCGCTGGAACGGGTGAGACGATTTGTCGAGTCATGGTGGACGTTGGCGAATGCGGATTACGAGAGACAGATATTCTGTGATACCAGGCGGAAGGGTCACCGGATGGAAGGCCAGCAAGAGCTCTATGCTCTGCATTATATATCTTTACATATCTAGGTCTTATCATTGAAGGCAAGTGGCAAGTGGGGATGCGGAGAGAATCGGCGCTTCAGACACCGGAGACGCCGCAgctccttttttctccccaGCTAATCTTTTAATTACTATGTCTCACTACCTCCAGTAGTATGATCTCGCATATTATAAGTTAGTGTTGACTCATATGCGAGGAAATTACTGGAAAcgtgataaaaaaaaaaaaaaaaaggatcgAGAGATGAGCACTCGGCGACTCGGCGTTTGATAATCATAAATCTGCTTGCGGCCGATTTCAAACGCCACTATCATCTGGAATTAATCTCGGCGATGGCAAAAGGCACGGCAACTGGGAAACGAAGACTGGCAATCCAGACATCAAGACGAGGTCAGATGAGTAGACACTTAGCCTGAATGCACACATGCAAGTATATTTGTATTTGGTTCGGCCGGTTTCTCGATTGCCATTATACAGATCCCTCGTCAATGGCTTCTCCAAAATGCGATAGCTAAGCAAGACCCTTCCTCCTAGGGCTGATCATCATCAGCTGATACTGACTCTCCTGGCACTGTCATTGTACTCGTCATTTGTCTATCGAgtactctttctcttctaccAGGCCTACCCTATCTCACTTGGAAACCATGGCGGATGATCTACGAGTCTggaatatcttcctctccgGGAGATTATCTGTGCGTTCTTCGCCGGCACAATTGGTATTATTATGCACAACAGACTCTACTTCAACCATCATTACCCCTTTGCCGGAGGAGAGGCTTTTGGAGTGGTGTGTTGAGGATGGTTGGGATCCGCTTTGTAGGTTTTTGGGCAAGGAGGTTCCGGATGTTGAGCTTCCTAGTGGGAATCCGCCGAAGGCGTGGGCGGAGAGGATTGCGAGGACGATGGAGGTGCATCATAAACACACTGTGAGGAATATGATGCTGTTCATTGCGGTGGTcggggttgttttggggttTTGGGGGCTTGGGTTGTTTTATTAGAGGGTGAGGTCTCGTTATATCCTGATTTGGAAGATTGTAGTCGAGACTTTGGCTTGTTCTGGTGAGTGTTTGATCATGCATGGAAATGGCACAGGTTCATTGCTCTTCGTAGAACGATATATAAAGAATCTAGGCCTCCCCGTATGCACCCCAACGGTATACTGAAAAGAGGTCCGCTAGAAATCAGCTACTAAACGAAAAAGACCGCCCGCATACGTACAGGGTCTAGATCACGCAATCATTGCCCAAATTATACTCTATGTCCTATCTCATTGCCCTGCTTACTGGCACTCGTCGTGAAGGTCGTTTGAGTGAAATCAAGGTACAGGTCCCTTGAGCGGCTTCTGGCCGTAGACACTCGACCTATTTACAGCGTAACGAAGACAGTTAGCTGCTAATCCCATCTTCCAGCTTTCTATATCGAACCAGGGCGCGGGCTTACACGTAGAAATAGGCATGGATCTTGGAGTAGTCGCGCAATCCCTTCCTCATCTTGGCCAAGAATACTTGCACTTCCTCATAGCTCCACTGTTGATGGTGTTAGTTTTGTGTGAATAGATCCAACTGTCCCGTCATCCGGGAAAAGCTAAAAAATAGGGCCTTACCCCCATCACACGGGTGAGCAGTGCCATGGACCATCCTTCAATGCCCTGCTCGCAATGCAGCAGATTCCACCTTCCCAACTGTCGGTAGTGCTCGTCATTACTCCAAGGACCAACAGGGAGTTTGAATCGCCGCTCGGTTACATTTTCAAATCCTGCATCGATCATGTGTTGGCGGGCTAAGTCGGCGATGCGAAACGTTTTGCCGAACCTCTCTCCTGCCTCGATGAATATACGTGACCACTCTGCCAGGATGTGGTCGGAGGTCACGGTGCCGTCATCCGATCTGAACTGGATCGACATCTCCAGTTGGTCGAACCATGCGCCGGGCCGTAGACCGCTGTAGCAATTAGAAATTGCCTATCGAGTATGAGGTTCAACAGGGAGCACCAGTGCAACCTACATCAACACGTTGCGATAGAACGCTGGCCAGTCGGAAATCGCCCCGTAGAGTGCACGCACGTGGATCAAATCGAAATGGTTCTCGGGGTATGCCCATGAATCTTCTGCGTCGTCGATCTCGAACTGAAGGTTTGGCGGAACAAAGCTGGGCTGAGTTGGTGAAAGATCGGTTCCAATGACCTCTGCGGAGGGGTATTCATCTGCAAAGTCACTGGACGCACGTTAGCAATCATGGAAGGTCAGTTGATATTGGTTTGCACCAACATGGCCCATATCCCCGTTCCAGTACCGATGTCGAGCACTCTCTATTGTACTTCCGTCAGCCGCGCTCCCAGTCGATGCCATTAGACCTTACCTGGACATCGTCAGAGATAGGGGCCAGACACAGTTTGTTTCCGAGAAGCATTGTGAACATATGATGGCTATAGGGTACTGTTAGAATGTTTGAGTGCTTGTTGACCTCGCCTCCCGTACATACGCTATGTCGAGTTGTTCGTTCTGGGTTTCGTCGTTGGGCCCCCTGGTCATCTTAGCCATCCACATACTCGGTAGAAAGTCGCGCGATTATAGTACCAGTAAGCACCGTCCTTGTAAGCATGATATCGTCTCCCGTTTTCATAGCGATAAGCGGTAATCATCGAATTGATCGAGGTGGTGTCGCTCGCGCTAGGAAGGTCAATTATCAGGGCGGGCGACATCTATCAAGGAGGTCGTGTCTCACAACTCCTCGAAATAATCAGAATCTGTGCCATCATCCAATTCTCCCTACACTGGTCAGCCCCGCGTTTCGACGAAGAATGAGGGGATGACGAGAAAGGGAGACTGACCGCATGCTCGTCGTAATTGTCCTCTGCGTTTTCGTCCCTCGGCGGGGATTCCGAGTCCGACCGAGGCGACTTCTGGCGTCTCGCAGCTCCCATGGTGAGATTGTTTGACAGTTACTCCACATCCCGGGCGAGAACCGGGAAACTTGGTTGTTTTCAACTTCCAGCATAAGCTCCACTCCGAATGAGGACTCTCCCCACTTAAGGTTTAGTCCCAGGCACCGTGCGCCGCCATTGCTCGAACCAATGATACTTCAATACGAAGGCCACTGCTCCACTTATCCGCCACTATCCAGGTGAAGAGTGGAGCCTCGGATGTGGAGTATTGGCTGTACTGCCGTCAAGAGAGCAGGGATGTCTTGCTGAAGAGTGTACGCCGTAGCCTGATACGGTTTCGAGTACCCACAGGCATGCACGCGATCCAGCAATAAGATCGTCGCACCGAAGGTCAGGAGCTCCTTGCAGCACTAGTCCTGTGCTGGTGAGTAATGAACGCGACATTGTCAGTAGTATTCATATTGACCAGTGAACGTATCCAAGGCAAAGGTAAACCTTATGCGGCCCAATGTTGGCCATTGTTCACcccatttcctttgtcaACGTTACAGAAACGGTGTGGGGGTCTTATGAACAATGCAAGAGCAGAACAAACGAAATAACCATCCAGTCAATCCAGCGACGGTCTAACGGTCATACCCCACCTCGGCAAGAATTGACGACCCATTCGACTAACTGGACTCGGTTGATGATAAGAAGCGACTGCGGATTTCGGAAACGTTTTCCAGCTGTGGGGGTGGCTAGCTTGGATAGTCATCGAATCAAGTTGGAACGGGTCTGAGGGATTTATTGAATTGCCGTGCGGACAGGATGAGGTAGGAGTATGCTAGAGGTAAGGAAATTAGTCTAGCTGGGTCACGGGCTCCCTTCACGTCATGCATGCTATGTATGAGATGAGTCAAGTTTAGATATATTTTGTCTATCCTAATCAATATGAGAAACTACCGGGAAATCGTCATATAAACAATCATTTCGTTAGTCCGCCATCTATCCGAATAATCATCAATCATAGCACACATCTGAGTGAGTCTCAGCGATCTATACATGGATCGACCCTTGTCCGAGGCTCGCAAGTTGCTGGAATCAATCACCCTCTTGGCAGCTTAGTCTTCATGAGTAACGGCCATATCCAGCACTTCTACTCGTCCTCTGCCCCGGGTGTCGTTGCCCACAAATTCATTTAGTCCCTTGAACGCGCCTGGTTCGGCAAAACCAACAACCTCCCACTCATCACCTGCAATTTCTTGCGACTCGACCGACTCGATGAAGCTCAAaatcttgtccttgacaTTGGTCGGTGCCTTTGGCTGCGAGGGTTCAGCGTCAGAGCCACCCTCAGCATCGGAATCTTGTTGACGGGCGGACTTCTTCGATCCTTTGCCGCCTTTCTTGTTGGATTTGGAGTTGCCGCCCGACggagcttctttctctttgttcaaGCCCGCTGGTGCTGCAGACTTGACGGTTTGCTTCAAAAGCGGCACGGGGCAGGTCACGCGGAGGCGCATCCGTGCTCGCATCACTGGAATGGGTTGCCATGCAATGAGTGCCTTCATGGCTTCGAGGGCTTGTATTTTCGCCGACTTGTTGGGCGTGACACCAGTCCAGAGTGGCTTCCGAGGTTGCGCCGGGCGAGACTCATCTCCAGCACCACTTGCTTCCCCATTGTTGTTCTGACTCTGCGCTTGTTGCATCTGTCCACTCGCGGAGCTCAGCTGATCCAACGCCTTAGAGATCATTCCCGGCGTGTAGACTCGCTTAGTCGTCGGGTCAACAAGCCTGCCCGATACAATATCCAacacctccttctcaactCGCTCGATGATCTCCTTTCGCTCACGCTCACCAACCTGCACTTCACCTTTCCGTAAGATCTCCTGTCGAATCTCGTCTGCGGGAGTGTTGGCACCGAACGCTTTGGCTATCTCCGCAGACGGGGCGGTTTGTGCTTTCGAAacggagaggaagatggtAGGCACTTGTAGGACATTGTCAAGATCTTTCTCGGCGCCGGAGCGGTATTCTAAGAGTTTGTTCTTGTAGCAGGCGAGTTCGAATCGTTTTTTCCctgataaaaaaaatattagCGGGGTTGCGGGGTCGATCTCGTGAGTTTTAATTTTCTGGGTTTCTCTTTtactcctccttttccctttcaacAAAAGTTTTCCCAGAGGTGTATATTTATAGAATCAAGCACCGAAACAGAGAGAATATTTACGGACCTTTTTTCAACCTCACCACTGATACATTGGTGAATTTAATCTGATTACTAGGTTGCATAATCGGCATCTTGGCGGATGTGTCTTCCCAGAAGACGTAGAATGCAAATTTTGATAAGAAAGgaataaaacaaaaacaaaaaaagaatgattAACAAGACGTACAGGGTATCTTTCTGGCTGTTGATGCGTGAAGAAATTAGGTCAACATTTTCCCAGGATCTTTTCCGATAGTCTCGTGATTGGCGGAGACGACGATGACGCGGGTCTCGTGACTGCCTGAGTCAGCGATCTGTAGGTACGGCTGACTCAGCGCGTGACTTTTGTTTCCCCGGAGGTCCTCTCTCGCGTGATTGGCTGCCCTGGGGACTGCTATCGGCGTCATCAGCGCCTGCCATCGGTCCCCAACCAACCTAGGttcacctcctcttcctccccatcttcttctctgacCTCTTATCACCTGTAGCTGGTTCTTCATCAGCTACCTAAACTACTGTGTTAGATCTGTTTTTCCTGTATGTTACAATCCCTACCATATCTCCTGTCTACCCCCATTAACAGCGTGATACTGATAAGCTACTTGCCTAGACCGCAAGGTACCCTCTTATCGTCATCTCGTCCTGCCATCATAAGCACCCCCTTGTTACATCTCATTTAGAGTCGAAGTGATTCAAGATGAGAGTATTGCCGGCTACTTTGCTGGTTGGAGCTGCCTCTGCGGCCGTTCCACCTCTTCAGCAGGTGCTGGGTCGACCTGAGGAGGGcatgagcttctccaagccACTCCATGCCTTCCAAGAGCAGCTCAAGACTCTTTCAGAGGACGCTCGTAAACTCTGGGATGAAGTTGCCAACTACTTCCCGGACAGCATGGACCACAGccccatcttctctcttcccaaGAAGCACACCCGTCGTCCGGATTCTCATTGGGACCACATTGTCCGTGGTTCTGATGTCCAGAAGATCTGGGTGAACAATGCCGacggagagaaggagagagagattgATGGAAAGCTTGAGGCTTACGATCTCAGGATCAAGAAAGCTGACCCGAGCGCTCTCGGTATCGACCCGAATGTGAAGCAATACACTGGTTATCTCGACGATAACGGTAATGACAAGCATCTGTTCTACTGTAAGTTACCTTGACCGCCATTTAGTTATTTGCTTGATACTAATTCGCGAAGGGTTCTTCGAATCTCGCAATGATCCTAAGAACGACCCCGTCGTGCTCTGGCTGAATGGTGGCCCCGGTTGCTCTTCCCTCACTGGTCTATTTATGGAGCTGGGACCTAGCAGCATCGATGAGAACATTAAGCCCGTCTACAATGACTTCTCGTGGAACTCTAACGCCTCCGTCATTTTCCTTGATCAGCCCGTGAACGTCGGCTATTCCTACAGTGGCTCCGCTGTTAGCGacactgttgctgctggcAAGGATGTCTACGCTCtgctctctcttttcttcaaacaATTCCCCGAATATGCGGAACAGGACTTCCATATTGCCGGCGAGTCCTACGCCGGGCATTACATTCCAGTCTTTGCATCCGAGATCTTGGCTCACAAGAACCGCAACATCAACCTCAAGTCAGTCCTGATCGGCAACGGTCTCACGGACGGCCTCACTCAGTACGGGTACTACCGCCCCATGGGATGTGGCGAGGGTGGCTACAAGGCTGTCCTCGATGAGGCTACCTGCGAATCTATGGACAATGCCCTACCCCGCTGTCGGTCCATGATCGAGTCTTGCTATAATTCTGAGAGCGCCTGGGTCTGTGTCCCTGCCTCGATTTACTGCAATAATGCTCTTATCGGACCTTACCAGCGCACCGGACAGAACGTCTACGATGTTCGTAGCAAGTGTGAGGATGAAAGCAACCTGTGCTACAAGGGTATGGGTTACGTGAGTGAATATCTCAACAAGGCTGAGGTTCGCGAGGCCGTCGGAGCCGAAGTTGGTGGTTATGACTCCTGCAACTTCGACATCAACCGtaacttcctcttccacgGTGATTGGATGAAGCCCTACCACCGTCTTGTTCCCGGCCTTCTCGAGCAGATCCCTGTGCTGATCTACGCCGGTGATGCTGACTACATCTGCAACTGGCTCGGCAACAAGGCCTGGACCGAGGCTCTTGAATGGCCTGGCCAGAAGGAGTACGCCTCGGCCGAACTGGAGGACCTTAAGATCGAGCAGAACGAACACACCGGCAAGAAGATCGGTCAGGTTAAGTCTCATGGAAATTTCACCTTCATGCGTCTCTACGGTGGAGGTCACATGGTTCCCATGGACCAGCCCGAGGCTAGTCTGGAATTCTTCAACCGCTGGTTGGGTGGTGAATGGTTCTAGATGGCTAGTTGGGACTTGGATAAGACATGTCTGGATGTGTCTCGATGATATATTGCTGGCCCAGTAACCTGCCACACAGAATATGTTTCGATGCGTAATGTGCTCCAATTGCTTGTTTGCTGTGATGTTTGTACATCAACATTCATGGTCGTATCGTGCTATATGtctcgatatatatatataacgaTACGACGATTAGAATACAGATCCTTTTCATAGAGTAATCACGGTGCATGTGCTTGCTTTATTAGACCGTAACTATTCCGTAGTTGACTACACTTTTCATTACACATTTAATGTAGTGATGTGGAAGACAGATTGCATGGTGTTGGTTTGGTACATCC
This window of the Aspergillus oryzae RIB40 DNA, chromosome 8 genome carries:
- a CDS encoding class I SAM-dependent methyltransferase (predicted protein), giving the protein MKTGDDIMLTRTVLTGTIIARLSTDVCTGGEVNKHSNILTVPYSHHMFTMLLGNKLCLAPISDDVQRVLDIGTGTGIWAIDFADEYPSAEVIGTDLSPTQPSFVPPNLQFEIDDAEDSWAYPENHFDLIHVRALYGAISDWPAFYRNVLIGLRPGAWFDQLEMSIQFRSDDGTVTSDHILAEWSRIFIEAGERFGKTFRIADLARQHMIDAGFENVTERRFKLPVGPWSNDEHYRQLGRWNLLHCEQGIEGWSMALLTRVMGWSYEEVQVFLAKMRKGLRDYSKIHAYFYV
- a CDS encoding uncharacterized protein (predicted protein) yields the protein MTRQIVSPVPADDEYYDLGSFGHSITTNSGDAQIWFNRGLTWVYSFNHVEGAYCFEQAIAHDPTCAMAYWGLAYAVGPNYNKPWEKFDLGDLHRSVQRGYEASREAAKHAVNATHLERALIEAIQSRFPTDQPATDYAALNKGYAAAMKLVYDIFGRDLNIATLYADALMNMTPWSLWDLFTAKPNPNAPTMEVKAVLERALAQEEDGPYLNPGLLHLYIHFIEMSPTPELGINVADHLRDLVPDAGHIHHMPTHLDILIGDWRRSIASNHNSTLADDKYFRKSGAKNFYTFYRLHDYHSLIYAAMFAGRRKTALDAVTRMEATVPEDVLRIQSPPMADWLEQFMSIRLHVMVRFGMWEELKRKELPHDQELYAGVTATTHYAKGIAFAATGDVATAREEQERFHQAWARVPATRRAYNGKIVDVLGVASAMLEGEIEYRCANYDKAFASLREAIDLEDKLPYSEPWSWMQPVRHAYAALRMEQGYLEEAAQTYRADLGLDHSIIRQRRHPNNVWSLQGYYECLVRLGRMDEAAMIEQPAKLALAAADVPIKASCFCRLDTAEIPQVLNGCSKGKCC
- a CDS encoding guanine nucleotide exchange factor SDO1 (predicted exosome subunit); protein product: MPIMQPSNQIKFTNVSVVRLKKGKKRFELACYKNKLLEYRSGAEKDLDNVLQVPTIFLSVSKAQTAPSAEIAKAFGANTPADEIRQEILRKGEVQVGERERKEIIERVEKEVLDIVSGRLVDPTTKRVYTPGMISKALDQLSSASGQMQQAQSQNNNGEASGAGDESRPAQPRKPLWTGVTPNKSAKIQALEAMKALIAWQPIPVMRARMRLRVTCPVPLLKQTVKSAAPAGLNKEKEAPSGGNSKSNKKGGKGSKKSARQQDSDAEGGSDAEPSQPKAPTNVKDKILSFIESVESQEIAGDEWEVVGFAEPGAFKGLNEFVGNDTRGRGRVEVLDMAVTHED
- the cp3 gene encoding carboxypeptidase C PRC1 (serine carboxypeptidases (lysosomal cathepsin A)), with protein sequence MRVLPATLLVGAASAAVPPLQQVLGRPEEGMSFSKPLHAFQEQLKTLSEDARKLWDEVANYFPDSMDHSPIFSLPKKHTRRPDSHWDHIVRGSDVQKIWVNNADGEKEREIDGKLEAYDLRIKKADPSALGIDPNVKQYTGYLDDNGNDKHLFYWFFESRNDPKNDPVVLWLNGGPGCSSLTGLFMELGPSSIDENIKPVYNDFSWNSNASVIFLDQPVNVGYSYSGSAVSDTVAAGKDVYALLSLFFKQFPEYAEQDFHIAGESYAGHYIPVFASEILAHKNRNINLKSVLIGNGLTDGLTQYGYYRPMGCGEGGYKAVLDEATCESMDNALPRCRSMIESCYNSESAWVCVPASIYCNNALIGPYQRTGQNVYDVRSKCEDESNLCYKGMGYVSEYLNKAEVREAVGAEVGGYDSCNFDINRNFLFHGDWMKPYHRLVPGLLEQIPVLIYAGDADYICNWLGNKAWTEALEWPGQKEYASAELEDLKIEQNEHTGKKIGQVKSHGNFTFMRLYGGGHMVPMDQPEASLEFFNRWLGGEWF